From a single Deinococcus malanensis genomic region:
- a CDS encoding FAD-dependent oxidoreductase, whose protein sequence is MTRPRFIVIGADAAGMSAASEARRVNPHLEIIAFDKGNFVSYSQCGMPYWLGGVVERREQLMARSVEGFARRDIHVHVRHEVVGIDTPRQTVRVRDLEGGREFDEPYDRLLIATGASPVEFPLPGRDLEGIFYLDVLEDAIRIDAYLREQQPRCAVVVGGGYVGLEMAENLTRRGLKVALVQRGDQVFHAVDLELAQVLHAELERHGVDLSLGEGILQACGGQDGRVQEVQTNLGNLDADLVILATGVRPNVDLSTAAGIPFGPTGAIAVDEQMETSVRGVFAAGDCAEHFHRVLRKPVWIPLGTTANKQGRVVGRNAAGGQAKFAGIVATAVAQVFSLGVARTGLNEWEAKAAGFEVETVLLESTDQAGYMPDAEGLTVKLVVEMRTGRLLGGQAVGKRGADKRVDVLATALYASLTVTQLEELDLAYAPPFNSVWDPVQAAATRVRRHGPAQSSS, encoded by the coding sequence ATGACCCGGCCGCGTTTCATCGTGATTGGCGCGGACGCGGCAGGCATGAGTGCCGCCAGTGAAGCCCGGCGGGTGAACCCACACCTGGAGATCATCGCGTTCGACAAGGGCAACTTCGTGTCGTACAGCCAGTGCGGCATGCCGTATTGGCTGGGCGGCGTGGTGGAGCGGCGTGAGCAGCTGATGGCCCGCAGCGTGGAGGGGTTTGCCCGTCGGGATATTCATGTGCATGTGCGGCACGAGGTGGTGGGCATCGACACGCCGCGGCAGACGGTGCGCGTGCGGGATCTGGAAGGCGGTCGGGAGTTCGACGAGCCGTACGACCGGTTGCTGATCGCAACGGGGGCTTCACCGGTGGAGTTTCCCCTGCCCGGGCGCGATCTGGAGGGGATCTTCTACCTGGATGTGCTGGAGGATGCCATCCGCATCGACGCGTACCTTAGAGAGCAGCAGCCCCGGTGTGCCGTGGTGGTGGGTGGTGGGTACGTCGGGCTGGAGATGGCAGAGAACCTGACGCGGCGCGGACTGAAGGTGGCGCTGGTGCAGCGCGGGGATCAGGTGTTCCACGCGGTGGATCTGGAACTCGCGCAGGTGCTGCACGCGGAACTCGAACGGCATGGCGTGGACCTCAGCCTGGGGGAAGGGATCCTTCAGGCCTGCGGCGGGCAGGACGGCCGAGTTCAGGAAGTGCAGACGAATCTGGGGAACCTGGACGCGGACCTGGTGATTCTCGCTACGGGGGTGCGGCCGAACGTGGACCTCAGCACTGCGGCAGGGATTCCATTCGGACCGACCGGCGCCATCGCGGTGGATGAACAGATGGAGACGAGCGTGCGCGGGGTGTTCGCGGCGGGGGATTGCGCGGAGCACTTCCACCGGGTGTTGAGAAAGCCGGTGTGGATTCCGCTGGGGACTACGGCGAACAAGCAGGGCCGGGTGGTGGGCCGGAACGCGGCGGGCGGGCAGGCGAAGTTTGCCGGGATTGTGGCGACGGCTGTCGCGCAGGTGTTCAGCCTGGGGGTGGCGCGCACCGGACTGAACGAGTGGGAGGCCAAGGCTGCTGGGTTCGAAGTTGAAACCGTGCTGCTCGAGTCCACGGATCAAGCGGGGTACATGCCGGACGCGGAGGGCCTGACGGTGAAGCTGGTGGTGGAGATGCGGACTGGGCGTCTCCTGGGCGGGCAGGCCGTGGGAAAACGCGGGGCGGACAAGCGCGTGGATGTGCTGGCGACCGCCCTGTACGCAAGCCTGACGGTGACGCAACTGGAGGAACTGGACCTGGCGTATGCGCCGCCGTTCAACAGCGTCTGGGATCCCGTGCAGGCAGCGGCGACGCGCGTCCGGCGCCACGGCCCTGCTCAGTCCTCCAGCTGA
- a CDS encoding ABC transporter permease subunit: protein MNSRSLLETGPTFLPTVSRVVTVLALLILVGLLPWLSGRDPALSILRARSGEQDATPEALNAIRIQLGLDLGPAEQLGRYVQGWLHGDPGTSWISGAPVLPGLLTALGTSLTLMTFALMVALVITLLVCLPTLQAGLNGRVRRSGGVGGVTMTALPEFLLASLLLVVFAVGLNWFPAYGWRGIEYAVLPTLALGVPAGGYLGRLFTDGLQAAFRERWVATWVVAGFSRAQIAAAVLRRAAPGLLPQLGLVMVGLTGGAVAVEQVFAIPGVGRATLNAAVAQDLPALQTGVLLLLLLAVTFGSVAQAGRLLLLGRALRLGSLPVPAREDAPIPRHAWLLPGTAAALLLLLVMVGLPRDPYTSAFDRLQFPMPGLPLGADGTGRDVLARVAHGAISTAGLAFLVVGLSLVMGVVLGLASRITIGLIEVANALPPVLVGLLVTALVGPSASGAVLAVAAVAWAPLAAHTAALTADVQAQPHVRLAPMLGVGPVRQLTHLVLPAVMGPVLRHALLRLPGIALSLAALGFLGLGSRPPAPEWGLVLAEGLPYLERAPWAVLTPVVALLLLSVLAVSLSSLSRGRAPGEVPSAD from the coding sequence ATGAATAGCCGCTCCCTCCTGGAGACGGGACCAACCTTCCTCCCGACGGTGTCCCGGGTGGTTACAGTCCTCGCGCTGCTGATCCTGGTAGGGCTGCTGCCATGGTTGTCCGGGCGTGACCCCGCGCTCAGCATCCTCCGCGCCCGGTCCGGGGAGCAGGACGCGACCCCTGAAGCCCTGAACGCCATCCGCATCCAGCTGGGCCTTGATCTCGGCCCGGCCGAGCAGCTTGGGCGCTACGTCCAGGGCTGGCTGCATGGGGATCCCGGCACGTCATGGATCTCCGGGGCGCCGGTGCTGCCCGGGCTGCTGACAGCCCTGGGCACCTCCCTCACCCTGATGACGTTCGCCTTGATGGTGGCCCTGGTCATCACCCTCCTGGTGTGCCTCCCCACCCTCCAGGCCGGCCTGAACGGCCGGGTGCGACGTTCCGGCGGCGTGGGCGGCGTGACGATGACGGCCCTGCCGGAGTTTCTGCTCGCGTCGCTCCTGCTGGTGGTGTTCGCGGTGGGTCTCAACTGGTTTCCTGCCTATGGGTGGCGCGGTATCGAGTACGCGGTCCTGCCTACGCTGGCGCTGGGGGTTCCGGCTGGCGGGTACCTGGGCCGGCTGTTCACGGATGGCCTTCAAGCCGCGTTCCGTGAACGCTGGGTGGCCACGTGGGTGGTCGCGGGCTTCTCCCGGGCGCAGATCGCCGCGGCAGTCCTGCGCCGCGCCGCGCCTGGCCTCCTTCCGCAGCTGGGCCTGGTGATGGTGGGCCTGACGGGCGGGGCGGTGGCGGTCGAGCAGGTGTTCGCCATTCCCGGGGTGGGCCGGGCCACCCTCAACGCGGCGGTCGCCCAGGACCTGCCCGCCTTGCAGACCGGTGTCCTGCTGTTGCTGCTGCTGGCAGTGACGTTCGGCAGTGTGGCGCAGGCCGGGCGGCTCCTGCTCCTGGGCCGCGCCCTGCGACTGGGCAGCCTGCCCGTGCCCGCGCGCGAGGACGCCCCCATCCCCCGCCACGCATGGCTCCTGCCAGGAACCGCGGCCGCGCTGCTGCTGCTCCTGGTGATGGTCGGCCTGCCCCGCGATCCCTACACGTCAGCGTTTGACCGCCTGCAATTCCCCATGCCCGGCCTGCCCCTGGGCGCGGACGGCACGGGCCGGGACGTGCTGGCTCGGGTCGCTCACGGGGCCATATCCACTGCCGGCCTGGCCTTCCTGGTGGTGGGGCTGTCGCTCGTCATGGGCGTAGTTCTGGGTCTCGCCTCCCGGATCACCATCGGCTTGATTGAGGTTGCCAATGCCCTGCCACCCGTCCTGGTTGGCCTGCTGGTGACCGCACTGGTCGGTCCCAGTGCGAGCGGCGCGGTCCTCGCTGTGGCGGCCGTGGCGTGGGCCCCGCTGGCCGCGCACACCGCCGCCCTGACCGCGGACGTGCAGGCGCAGCCCCACGTCCGCCTTGCCCCGATGCTCGGTGTGGGCCCGGTCCGGCAACTGACCCACCTGGTGCTGCCCGCCGTGATGGGTCCCGTGCTGCGCCATGCCCTGCTGCGCCTGCCGGGGATTGCCCTGTCCCTGGCTGCCCTGGGGTTCCTGGGGCTGGGTTCCAGACCCCCCGCGCCCGAATGGGGTCTCGTTCTCGCAGAAGGTCTGCCTTACCTGGAACGGGCACCCTGGGCGGTCCTGACCCCCGTGGTCGCCCTCCTACTGCTGTCCGTGCTCGCCGTCAGCCTGTCGTCCCTCTCTCGAGGTCGCGCACCCGGGGAGGTACCCTCGGCAGACTGA
- the lnt gene encoding apolipoprotein N-acyltransferase, which yields MPHSHAPAAGGATTQVNAAVRAGAAGLALAITSVPFAWSWLVPLPLALLFHELSRAQSRRTAAWLAFVAGTVFFAVHLAWLFTSFTRLFGPLGGALTLLVVPLIALSWALVAFLAFHRSTGRTLAALPVVWVLGEAARTLGSLAFPWGAVGYAWLPTPVVQAADLGGLNLLSLLVTGTAAALVAGYRGQRLPLVGMLGVLGGLTVYGLTRPALPPPDRTAVMVQGAVPPLDKAVQRQGTELDLHLTLTRQGLAGEPADLIVWPESASPRSPADPGTRAALASLPEPVVTGAPTSGVGRYWNSAYAFDGGVTGRYDKVHPVPFGEFLPWRQTLAFAYTPVLGALGLSGLTGVTPGTTYQPLPLRHLRVGAYISYESVFAQAARTLTANGAQVLAHLSNDAWFEGTVGKAQHFQMGRLRAIETGRYVLRASNTGISGVIDPLGRVTFQLPDGERAAGRAAFALRTGLTTFVRWGDWPVLVAALLWAGLACSGYLLNTGGRYDQRTAP from the coding sequence GTGCCTCATTCCCACGCGCCGGCCGCCGGCGGAGCCACCACCCAGGTGAACGCCGCTGTCCGGGCGGGCGCGGCGGGCCTGGCGCTGGCCATCACCAGCGTACCGTTCGCCTGGTCGTGGCTGGTGCCGCTGCCCCTCGCGTTGCTGTTCCACGAACTCAGCCGGGCCCAGTCCAGACGAACAGCAGCGTGGCTCGCGTTCGTGGCGGGAACAGTGTTCTTCGCGGTGCATCTCGCGTGGCTCTTCACGTCCTTCACCCGCCTGTTCGGTCCGCTGGGCGGCGCACTGACCCTGCTGGTGGTGCCGTTGATCGCGCTGAGCTGGGCGCTGGTCGCGTTCCTCGCCTTCCACCGGTCCACCGGGCGGACACTCGCCGCGTTGCCGGTCGTGTGGGTGCTGGGCGAGGCGGCCCGGACGCTGGGTTCCCTCGCATTTCCCTGGGGGGCCGTCGGGTACGCGTGGCTGCCCACGCCTGTCGTGCAGGCCGCGGACCTGGGTGGCCTGAACCTGCTCAGCCTGCTGGTGACAGGCACGGCCGCCGCGCTGGTGGCAGGCTACCGGGGGCAGCGTCTGCCGCTCGTGGGCATGCTGGGAGTGCTGGGTGGCCTGACGGTCTACGGCCTGACCCGCCCGGCGCTGCCCCCACCGGACCGCACGGCCGTGATGGTGCAGGGGGCCGTGCCCCCCCTCGACAAGGCCGTGCAGCGCCAGGGAACAGAACTGGACCTGCACCTCACCCTGACCCGGCAGGGGCTGGCAGGCGAGCCGGCCGACCTGATTGTCTGGCCAGAAAGTGCGTCACCTCGGTCACCTGCTGACCCTGGAACGCGAGCCGCACTGGCGAGCCTGCCTGAGCCTGTGGTCACCGGCGCTCCCACCTCGGGAGTGGGGAGGTACTGGAACAGCGCGTACGCCTTTGACGGCGGCGTGACAGGCCGGTACGACAAGGTGCACCCGGTGCCGTTCGGGGAGTTCCTGCCGTGGCGGCAGACGCTGGCGTTCGCGTACACCCCGGTGCTCGGCGCGCTGGGCCTCTCAGGTCTGACGGGCGTGACCCCGGGGACCACGTACCAGCCCCTGCCCCTCCGTCACCTGCGGGTCGGGGCGTACATCTCGTACGAGTCGGTGTTCGCGCAGGCCGCGCGGACGTTGACCGCGAATGGCGCGCAGGTCCTCGCGCACCTCTCCAACGACGCGTGGTTCGAGGGCACGGTCGGGAAGGCGCAGCATTTCCAGATGGGTCGCCTGCGGGCCATCGAAACCGGCCGGTATGTGCTGCGAGCAAGTAACACCGGCATCAGCGGCGTGATTGATCCCCTCGGCCGCGTTACCTTCCAGCTTCCGGACGGGGAACGCGCGGCAGGGCGAGCCGCGTTCGCCCTGCGGACGGGACTGACGACGTTCGTCCGCTGGGGGGACTGGCCGGTGTTGGTGGCTGCGCTTCTCTGGGCTGGGCTCGCTTGTTCCGGATACCTTTTGAATACAGGAGGCAGATATGACCAGCGAACTGCACCATGA
- a CDS encoding recombinase family protein, which produces MATRRLTPGTPVVTYIRVSDLKQGRSGLGLDAQHTAVNAFVRSYDLTIIDEYREIETGTNKRTRPQLQKALERTHQGGAVLLIAKLDRLARNVHFVSGLMESRVPFVAVDMPDVDDLTIHILAAVAEQEAKMISRRTKDALRAAKARGKVLGRPENLTVEARRRGAQRRFQGAVDAYAPVAGYIALMRRNGETLRAIAEVLNSEGKRTCQGKRWTAVQVRNVLLRHTS; this is translated from the coding sequence ATGGCTACCCGACGCCTCACCCCCGGCACCCCCGTTGTGACTTACATCCGCGTGAGTGACCTGAAACAGGGGAGAAGCGGCCTCGGCCTCGACGCGCAACACACGGCTGTGAACGCCTTCGTTCGGAGCTACGACCTCACGATCATTGACGAGTACCGCGAAATTGAAACGGGCACCAATAAACGCACGCGCCCCCAACTCCAAAAAGCGCTCGAGCGCACACACCAGGGAGGCGCTGTCCTGCTCATTGCCAAGCTCGACAGGCTCGCGAGAAACGTGCATTTCGTATCCGGATTGATGGAGTCCCGCGTGCCCTTCGTGGCGGTGGACATGCCCGACGTAGATGATCTGACGATTCACATCCTGGCAGCCGTTGCGGAACAGGAAGCCAAAATGATCAGCCGCCGCACCAAGGACGCTCTCCGGGCGGCCAAAGCCCGTGGCAAGGTGCTCGGCCGGCCAGAAAACCTGACGGTGGAGGCCAGGCGGCGGGGAGCACAGCGGCGGTTCCAGGGCGCGGTCGACGCATACGCGCCGGTGGCGGGGTACATCGCGCTGATGCGGCGCAATGGAGAGACGTTGCGCGCCATCGCTGAGGTGCTCAATTCCGAAGGGAAACGCACCTGTCAGGGAAAGCGTTGGACTGCGGTTCAGGTCAGAAATGTACTGCTCCGGCATACCTCGTGA